In the Pseudomonadota bacterium genome, one interval contains:
- a CDS encoding hybrid sensor histidine kinase/response regulator yields the protein MSEHAQDDVQPLSEQGRVMVIDDSSTMRRILGSLLEAAGYAVALEASGAVALARAQETPPDIFLVDVEMPDMDGFELCQAIKGCPALAEIPVIFISAHGNSLDKVRAFGAGAADYVTKPFDVDEVQARIRTHVELRRLHLEMAAQNARLLAQNDQLRALEKMRDDLTHMVVHDLRNPLTCIYGFLRIVEQRGRDLLPPYLNECIESSLESTDDLIEMVTSLLDISKLEAGAMKLERERCNVAEIAGEVMGRMQALRGNRTMTVTAQVDAPEAWGDGGLLRRVLVNIIGNAVKFTEDSGHITVALSQREDLLRVEIIDDGPGVEPEWREKIFEKFGQATNKGAGKKYATGLGLTFCKLAVEAHGGRIGLESEMGHGCTFWFEVPAARCSDLALAPAE from the coding sequence ATGAGCGAGCATGCGCAAGATGACGTCCAGCCCCTGAGCGAGCAGGGCCGGGTCATGGTGATCGATGACTCCAGCACCATGCGTCGCATTCTCGGCTCCCTGCTCGAAGCCGCAGGGTATGCGGTCGCGCTCGAAGCATCCGGGGCTGTCGCCCTCGCCCGAGCGCAAGAGACGCCACCCGACATCTTCCTGGTAGACGTCGAGATGCCAGACATGGACGGCTTTGAGCTCTGCCAGGCGATCAAGGGGTGCCCCGCGCTCGCCGAGATCCCGGTGATCTTCATCAGCGCCCACGGCAACAGCCTCGACAAGGTGCGGGCCTTCGGAGCAGGGGCGGCCGACTACGTGACCAAGCCATTCGATGTCGACGAGGTGCAGGCCCGCATTCGCACCCACGTGGAGCTTCGCCGCCTGCACCTCGAGATGGCCGCGCAGAACGCTCGCCTGCTCGCGCAGAACGACCAGCTGCGGGCGCTCGAGAAGATGCGCGACGATCTCACGCACATGGTGGTGCACGACCTCCGCAACCCGCTGACCTGCATCTACGGCTTCCTGAGAATCGTGGAGCAGCGAGGACGTGACCTCCTCCCTCCCTATCTCAACGAGTGCATCGAGAGCTCGCTGGAGTCGACCGACGACCTCATCGAGATGGTGACCTCGCTGCTCGACATCAGCAAGCTCGAGGCTGGCGCCATGAAGCTCGAGCGAGAGCGCTGCAACGTGGCCGAGATCGCCGGGGAGGTGATGGGTCGCATGCAGGCCCTGCGGGGCAACCGCACCATGACCGTGACCGCGCAGGTCGATGCGCCCGAAGCCTGGGGCGATGGCGGCCTGCTTCGCAGGGTGCTCGTCAACATCATCGGGAACGCGGTGAAGTTCACCGAAGACAGCGGACACATCACGGTCGCCCTGTCCCAGCGGGAAGACCTTCTTCGGGTCGAGATCATCGACGACGGTCCGGGGGTCGAGCCGGAATGGCGAGAGAAGATCTTCGAGAAGTTCGGTCAAGCCACCAACAAGGGGGCCGGCAAGAAATATGCCACGGGCCTCGGGCTCACGTTCTGCAAGCTCGCTGTCGAAGCCCACGGTGGCCGCATCGGCCTCGAGAGCGAGATGGGGCATGGATGCACCTTCTGGTTCGAGGTTCCCGCAGCCCGGTGCTCCGACCTCGCCCTCGCACCAGCGGAGTGA
- a CDS encoding STAS domain-containing protein: MNRVELPSRLDIASAGDLRETFLAALRNGAAVEVRATDVKRADAAGLQVLAAFCRDARARGIGVRFITPSLELTEASRLFGLDSLLADIPTAAGGVT; this comes from the coding sequence GTGAACCGCGTTGAACTGCCGTCCAGACTTGACATCGCAAGCGCCGGTGATCTGCGTGAGACGTTTCTTGCCGCGTTGCGCAACGGCGCCGCTGTCGAGGTTCGCGCAACCGATGTCAAACGGGCTGACGCGGCGGGGCTGCAGGTTCTTGCTGCATTCTGCCGCGATGCGCGTGCCCGAGGAATCGGCGTGCGGTTCATCACGCCCAGCCTCGAGCTCACCGAGGCCAGCCGGTTGTTCGGCCTCGACTCTCTGCTCGCAGACATCCCGACCGCGGCTGGGGGAGTGACATGA
- a CDS encoding response regulator yields the protein MIRVLAADDSATIRQMLSATLSEAGFEVTLAQDGHEALERATSESFGLVLTDVNMPGLDGISLVRALRERDAYRYVPIIVITTESSAEFRSRGREAGATAWIVKPFNSARLVETVRRVLA from the coding sequence ATGATCCGGGTTCTTGCCGCTGACGATTCGGCCACCATTCGCCAGATGCTCTCCGCAACCTTGAGCGAGGCCGGGTTTGAGGTCACGCTGGCCCAGGATGGCCATGAGGCCCTCGAGCGCGCAACGTCTGAGTCGTTCGGTCTGGTGCTCACCGACGTGAACATGCCAGGCCTCGACGGCATCTCGCTGGTGCGGGCTCTGCGCGAACGTGACGCGTATCGGTACGTTCCCATCATCGTCATCACCACCGAGTCTTCGGCTGAGTTCAGGTCTCGGGGTCGAGAGGCGGGTGCCACCGCCTGGATCGTCAAGCCGTTCAACTCGGCGCGACTCGTCGAGACGGTGCGGCGGGTTCTGGCGTGA